A single Pan troglodytes isolate AG18354 chromosome 19, NHGRI_mPanTro3-v2.0_pri, whole genome shotgun sequence DNA region contains:
- the TMEM94 gene encoding transmembrane protein 94 isoform X4, translating to MDLKEKHLGEPPSALGLSTRKALSVLKEQLEAVLEGHLRERKKCLTWKEVWRSSFLHHSNRCSCFHWPGASLMLLAVLLLLGCCGGQPAGSRGVGLVNASALFLLLLLNLVLIGRQDRLKRREVERRLRGIIDQIQDALRDGREIQWPNAMYPDLHMPFAPSWSLHWAYRDGHLVNLPVSLLVEGDIIALRPGQESFASLRGIKDDEHIVLEPGDLFPPFSPPPSPRGEVERGPQSPQQHRLFRVLETPVIDNVRWCLDMALSRPVTALDNERFTVQSVMLHYAVPVVLAGFLITNALRFIFSAPGVTSWQYTLLQLQVNGVLPILPLLFPVLWVLATACGEARVLAQMSKASPSSLLAKFSEDTLSSYTEAVSSQEMLRCIWGHFLRVLGGTSPTLSHSSSLLHSLGSVTVLCCVDKQGILSWPNPSPETVLFFSGKVEPPHSSHEDLTDGLSTRSFCHPEVEEEPHERDALLAGSLNNTLHLSNEQERGDWPGEAPKPPEPYSHHKAHGRSKHPSGSNVSFSRDTEGGEEEPSKTQPGMESDPYEAEDFVCDYHLEMLSLSQDQQNPSCIQFDDSNWQLHLTSLKPLGLNVLLNLCDASVTERLCRFSDHLCNIALQESHSAVLPVHVPWGLCELARLIGFTPGAKELFKQENHLALYRLPSAETMKETSLGRLSCVTKRRPPLSHMISLFIKDTTTSEPWLRWPAPGTEQMLSHGTADVVLEACTDFWDGADIYPLSGSDRKKVLDFYQRACLSGYCSAFAYKPMNCALSSQLNGKCIELVQVPGQSSIFTMCELPSTIPIKQNARRSSWSSDEGIGEVLEKEDCMQALSGQIFMGMVSSQYQARLDIVRLIDGLVNACIRFVYFSLEDELKSKVFAEKMGLETGWNCHISLTPNGDMPGSEIPPSSPSHAGSLHDDLNQVSRDDAEGLLLMEEEGHSDLISFQPTDSDIPSFLEDSNRAKLPRGIHQVRPHLQNIDNVPLLVPLFTDCTPETMCEMIKIMQEYGEVTCCLGSSANLRNSCLFLQSDISIALDPLYPSRCSWETFGYATSTSMAQASDGLSPLQLSGQLNSLPCSLTFRQEETISIIRLIEQARHATYGIRKCFLFLLQCQLTLVVIQFLSCLVQLPPLLSTTDILWLSCFCYPLLSISLLGKPPHSSIMSMATGKNLQSIPKKTQHYFLLCFLLKFSLTISSCLICFGFTLQSFCDSSRDRNLTNCSSVMLPSNDDRAPAWFEDFANGLLSAQKLTAALIVLHTGERAPWEGVDDGGRGAPLWKSDPHIAPLSPVFISITHVHRTKPLWRKSPLTNLWWAVTVPVVLLGQVVQTAVDLQLWTHRDSHVHFGLEDVPLLTWLLGCLSLVLVVVTNEIVKLHEIRVRVRYQKRQKLQFETKLGMNSPF from the exons GGCGAGCCTCCCTCAGCCCTGGGCCTGTCCACGCGGAAGGCCCTCAGCGTCCTGAAGGAGCAGCTGGAGGCAGTGCTGGAAGGACATCTCAGGGAGCGGAAGAAGTGTCTGACGTGGAAG GAGGTGTGGAGAAGCAGCTTCCTCCACCACAGTAACCGCTGCTCCTGCTTCCACTGGCCGGGGGCCTCACTCATGCTACTGGccgtgctgctgctgctgggctgCTGCGGGGGACAGCCAGCCGGGAG CCGTGGGGTGGGGCTGGTGAATGCCTCAGCCTTGTTCCTGTTACTGCTTCTCAACCTTGTGCTCATCGGGCGGCAAGACCGGCTGAAGCGTCGGGAGGTAGAGCGGAGGCTGCGAGGGATCATTGATCAAATCCAAG ATGCCCTCAGGGATGGCAGGGAGATCCAGTGGCCCAATGCCATGTATCCAGACCTCCACATGCCTTTTGCACCATCCTGGTCCTTGCACTGGGCCTACAGAGACGGACACCTGGTCAACCTGCCAGTCAGCCTGCTGGTTGAAGGAGACATCATAGCTTTGAGGCCTGGCCAGGAATCGTTTGCTTCTCTGAGGGGGATCAAG GATGACGAGCACATCGTCCTGGAGCCGGGAGACCTCTTCCCCCCcttctcccctccaccctcaccccgGGGAGAAGTGGAGAGAGGGCCACAGAGCCCCCAGCAGCACCGGCTTTTCCGTGTCCTTGAGACCCCTGTGATTGACAACGTCAG ATGGTGCCTGGACATGGCCCTGTCCCGACCAGTCACTGCCCTGGACAATGAGCGGTTCACAGTGCAGTCGGTGATGCTACACTATGCTGTGCCCGTGGTCCTG GCCGGCTTCCTCATCACCAATGCCCTGCGCTTCATCTTCAGTGCCCCGGGGGTCACTTCCTGGCAGTACACCCTCCTCCAGCTCCAG GTGAATGGCGTCCTGCCCATCCTCCCCCTGCTCTTTCCAGTCCTCTGGGTTCTGGCAACTGCCTGTGGAGAGGCCCGTGTCCTGGCCCAGATGAGcaaggcctcacccagctccctg CTGGCTAAGTTCTCAGAGGATACTCTCAGCAGCTATACGGAGGCTGTCTCCTCTCAG GAAATGCTGCGCTGCATTTGGGGCCACTTCCTGAGGGTGCTCGGGGGGACATCGCCAACGCTGAGCCACAGTTCCAGCCTGCTGCACAGCCTGGGCTCTGTCACG GTCCTGTGCTGTGTGGACAAACAGGGGATCCTGTCATGGCCAAATCCCAGCCCAGAGACTGTACTGTTCTTCAGCGGGAAGGTGGAGCCCCCTCACAGCAGCCACGAGGACCTCACCGATGGCCTATCCACCCGCTCCTTCTGCCATCCCGAGGTAGAGGAGGAG CCCCATGAACGAGACGCCCTCCTGGCTGGCTCCCTGAACAACACCCTGCACCTTTCCAATGAGCAGGAGCGTGGCGACTGGCCTGGCGAGGCTCCCAAGCCCCCCGAGCCCTATTCACACCACAAAGCGCATGGCCGCAGCAAACACCCATCTGGCTCCAACGTGAGCTTCAGCAGGGACACCGAGGGTGGTGAAGAAGAGCCCAGCAAG ACCCAGCCTGGGATGGAGAGCGACCCCTACGAAGCAGAGGACTTTGTGTGTGACTACCACCTGGAGATGCTGAGCCTGTCCCAGGACCAGCAGAACCCCTCCTGCATCCAGTTTGATGACTCCAACTGGCAGCTGCACCTCACCTCCCTCAAACCCCTGGGCCTCAATGTGCTGCTGAACCTGTGTGATGCCAGCGTCACCGAGCGCCTGTGCCGATTCTCCGACCACCTGTGCAACATCGCCCTGCAAGAGAGCCACAGCGCCGTGCTGCCCGTCCATGTGCCCTGGGGCCTCTGCGAGCTTGCCCGCCTCATTG GCTTCACTCCTGGGGCCAAGGAGCTTTTCAAGCAGGAGAACCATCTGGCGCTGTACCGCCTCCCCAGTGCCGAGACAATGAAGGAGACATCGCTGGGGCGGCTCTCCTGTGTCACCAAGCGGCGGCCTCCCCTCAGCCACATGATCAGCCTCTTCATTAAAGACACCACCACCAGTGAGCCCTGGCTACGTTGGCCAGCACCAG GCACAGAGCAGATGCTGTCCCATGGCACCGCTGATGTGGTCTTAGAGGCCTGCACAGACTTCTGGGACGGAGCTGACATCTACCCTCTCTCGGGATCTGACAG AAAGAAAGTGCTCGACTTCTACCAGCGAGCCTGCCTGTCTGGGTATTGCTCTGCCTTCGCCTACAAGCCCATGAACTGCGCCCTGTCCTCTCAGCTCAACGGCAAGTGCATCGAGCTGGTACAGGTGCCCGGCCAAAGCAGCATCTTCACCATGTGCGAGCTGCCCAGCACCATCCCCATCAAGCAGAACGCCCGCCGCAGCAGCTGGAGCTCTGACG AAGGGATCGGGGAGGTGCTGGAGAAGGAAGACTGCATGCAGGCCCTGAGCGGCCAGATCTTCATGGGCATGGTGTCCTCCCAGTACCAGGCCCGGCTGGACATCGTGCGCCTCATTGATGGGCTTGTCAACGCCTGCATCCGCTTTGTCTACTTCTCTTTGGAGGATGAGCTCAAAAGCAAG GTGTTTGCAGAAAAAATGGGCCTGGAGACAGGCTGGAACTGCCACATCTCCCTCACACCCAATGGTGACATGCCTGGCTCCGAGATCcccccctccagccccagccacgCAGGCTCCCTGCATGATGACCTGAATCAGG TGTCCCGAGATGATGCAGAAGGGCTCCTCCTCATGGAGGAGGAGGGCCACTCGGACCTCATCAGCTTCCAGCCTACGGACAGCGACATCCCCAGCTTCCTGGAGGACTCCAACCGG GCCAAGCTGCCCCGGGGTATCCACCAAGTGCGGCCCCACCTGCAGAACATTGACAACGTGCCCCTGCTAGTGCCCCTTTTCACCGACTGCACCCCAGAGA CCATGTGTGAGATGATAAAGATCATGCAAGAGTACGGGGAGGTGACCTGCTGCCTGGGCAGCTCTGCCAACCTGCGGAACAGCTGCCTCTTCCTCCAGAGCGACATCAG CATTGCCCTGGATCCCCTGTACCCATCCCGTTGCTCCTGGGAGACCTTTGGCTACGCCACCAGCACCAGCATGGCCCAGGCCTCGGATGGCCTTTCTCCCCTGCAGCTGTCAGGGCAGCTCAACAGCCTGCCCTGTTCCCTGACCTTTCGCCAGGAGGAGACCATCAGCATCATCCGGCTTATCGAACAG GCTCGGCATGCCACCTATGGCATCCGTAAGTGCTTCCTCTTCCTGCTGCAGTGCCAGCTGACTCTTGTGGTCATCCAG TTCCTTTCTTGCCTGGTCCAGCTGCCGCCACTCCTGAGTACCACCGACATCCTGTGGCTGTCCTGCTTTTGCTACCCTCTGCTCAG CATCTCTCTGCTGGGGAAGCCCCCCCATAGCTCCATCATGTCTATGGCAACGGGGAAAAACCTCCAGTCCATTCCCAAGAAG ACCCAGCACTACTTCCTGCTCTGCTTCCTGCTCAAGTTCAGCCTCACCATCAGCTCCTGCCTCATCTGCTTTGGCTTCACACTGCAGAGCTTCTGTGACAGCTCCCGGGACCGCAACCTCACCAACTGCTCCTCCGTCATGCTGCCCAG CAACGACGACAGGGCTCCAGCCTGGTTTGAGGACTTTGCCAATGGACTGCTGTCGGCTCAGAAGCTCACGGCCGCCCTGATTGTCCTGCACACTGGTGAGAGGGCTCCCTGGGAGGGCGTGGATGATGGTGGGAGAGGAGCCCCACTGTGGAAGTCTGACCCCCACATCGCCCCACTTTCCCCAGTCTTCATTTCCATCACCCATGTGCATCGCACCAAGCCCCTGTGGAGAAAGAGCCCCTTGACCAACCTCTGGTGGGCCGTGACAGTGCCTGTGGT GCTGCTGGGTCAGGTGGTCCAGACGGCTGTGGACCTGCAGCTGTGGACACACAGGGACAGCCACGTCCACTTTGGCCTGGAGGACGTGCCCCTGCTGACATGGCTCCTGGGCTGCCTGTCCCTGGTCCTTGTGGTGGTGACCAATGAGATCGTGAAGCTACATGAGATTCG GGTCCGAGTCCGCTACCAGAAGCGACAGAAGCTGCAGTTTGAAACTAAGCTGGGCATGAACTCTCCCTTCTGA
- the TMEM94 gene encoding transmembrane protein 94 isoform X35: protein MDLKEKHLGEPPSALGLSTRKALSVLKEQLEAVLEGHLRERKKCLTWKEVWRSSFLHHSNRCSCFHWPGASLMLLAVLLLLGCCGGQPAGSRGVGLVNASALFLLLLLNLVLIGRQDRLKRREVERRLRGIIDQIQDALRDGREIQWPNAMYPDLHMPFAPSWSLHWAYRDGHLVNLPVSLLVEGDIIALRPGQESFASLRGIKDDEHIVLEPGDLFPPFSPPPSPRGEVERGPQSPQQHRLFRVLETPVIDNVRWCLDMALSRPVTALDNERFTVQSVMLHYAVPVVLAGFLITNALRFIFSAPGVTSWQYTLLQLQVNGVLPILPLLFPVLWVLATACGEARVLAQMSKASPSSLLAKFSEDTLSSYTEAVSSQEMLRCIWGHFLRVLGGTSPTLSHSSSLLHSLGSVTVLCCVDKQGILSWPNPSPETVLFFSGKVEPPHSSHEDLTDGLSTRSFCHPEVEEEPHERDALLAGSLNNTLHLSNEQERGDWPGEAPKPPEPYSHHKAHGRSKHPSGSNTQPGMESDPYEAEDFVCDYHLEMLSLSQDQQNPSCIQFDDSNWQLHLTSLKPLGLNVLLNLCDASVTERLCRFSDHLCNIALQESHSAVLPVHVPWGLCELARLIGFTPGAKELFKQENHLALYRLPSAETMKETSLGRLSCVTKRRPPLSHMISLFIKDTTTSTEQMLSHGTADVVLEACTDFWDGADIYPLSGSDRKKVLDFYQRACLSGYCSAFAYKPMNCALSSQLNGKCIELVQVPGQSSIFTMCELPSTIPIKQNARRSSWSSDEGIGEVLEKEDCMQALSGQIFMGMVSSQYQARLDIVRLIDGLVNACIRFVYFSLEDELKSKVFAEKMGLETGWNCHISLTPNGDMPGSEIPPSSPSHAGSLHDDLNQVSRDDAEGLLLMEEEGHSDLISFQPTDSDIPSFLEDSNRAKLPRGIHQVRPHLQNIDNVPLLVPLFTDCTPETMCEMIKIMQEYGEVTCCLGSSANLRNSCLFLQSDISIALDPLYPSRCSWETFGYATSTSMAQASDGLSPLQLSGQLNSLPCSLTFRQEETISIIRLIEQARHATYGIRKCFLFLLQCQLTLVVIQFLSCLVQLPPLLSTTDILWLSCFCYPLLSISLLGKPPHSSIMSMATGKNLQSIPKKTQHYFLLCFLLKFSLTISSCLICFGFTLQSFCDSSRDRNLTNCSSVMLPSNDDRAPAWFEDFANGLLSAQKLTAALIVLHTVFISITHVHRTKPLWRKSPLTNLWWAVTVPVVLLGQVVQTAVDLQLWTHRDSHVHFGLEDVPLLTWLLGCLSLVLVVVTNEIVKLHEIRVRVRYQKRQKLQFETKLGMNSPF from the exons GGCGAGCCTCCCTCAGCCCTGGGCCTGTCCACGCGGAAGGCCCTCAGCGTCCTGAAGGAGCAGCTGGAGGCAGTGCTGGAAGGACATCTCAGGGAGCGGAAGAAGTGTCTGACGTGGAAG GAGGTGTGGAGAAGCAGCTTCCTCCACCACAGTAACCGCTGCTCCTGCTTCCACTGGCCGGGGGCCTCACTCATGCTACTGGccgtgctgctgctgctgggctgCTGCGGGGGACAGCCAGCCGGGAG CCGTGGGGTGGGGCTGGTGAATGCCTCAGCCTTGTTCCTGTTACTGCTTCTCAACCTTGTGCTCATCGGGCGGCAAGACCGGCTGAAGCGTCGGGAGGTAGAGCGGAGGCTGCGAGGGATCATTGATCAAATCCAAG ATGCCCTCAGGGATGGCAGGGAGATCCAGTGGCCCAATGCCATGTATCCAGACCTCCACATGCCTTTTGCACCATCCTGGTCCTTGCACTGGGCCTACAGAGACGGACACCTGGTCAACCTGCCAGTCAGCCTGCTGGTTGAAGGAGACATCATAGCTTTGAGGCCTGGCCAGGAATCGTTTGCTTCTCTGAGGGGGATCAAG GATGACGAGCACATCGTCCTGGAGCCGGGAGACCTCTTCCCCCCcttctcccctccaccctcaccccgGGGAGAAGTGGAGAGAGGGCCACAGAGCCCCCAGCAGCACCGGCTTTTCCGTGTCCTTGAGACCCCTGTGATTGACAACGTCAG ATGGTGCCTGGACATGGCCCTGTCCCGACCAGTCACTGCCCTGGACAATGAGCGGTTCACAGTGCAGTCGGTGATGCTACACTATGCTGTGCCCGTGGTCCTG GCCGGCTTCCTCATCACCAATGCCCTGCGCTTCATCTTCAGTGCCCCGGGGGTCACTTCCTGGCAGTACACCCTCCTCCAGCTCCAG GTGAATGGCGTCCTGCCCATCCTCCCCCTGCTCTTTCCAGTCCTCTGGGTTCTGGCAACTGCCTGTGGAGAGGCCCGTGTCCTGGCCCAGATGAGcaaggcctcacccagctccctg CTGGCTAAGTTCTCAGAGGATACTCTCAGCAGCTATACGGAGGCTGTCTCCTCTCAG GAAATGCTGCGCTGCATTTGGGGCCACTTCCTGAGGGTGCTCGGGGGGACATCGCCAACGCTGAGCCACAGTTCCAGCCTGCTGCACAGCCTGGGCTCTGTCACG GTCCTGTGCTGTGTGGACAAACAGGGGATCCTGTCATGGCCAAATCCCAGCCCAGAGACTGTACTGTTCTTCAGCGGGAAGGTGGAGCCCCCTCACAGCAGCCACGAGGACCTCACCGATGGCCTATCCACCCGCTCCTTCTGCCATCCCGAGGTAGAGGAGGAG CCCCATGAACGAGACGCCCTCCTGGCTGGCTCCCTGAACAACACCCTGCACCTTTCCAATGAGCAGGAGCGTGGCGACTGGCCTGGCGAGGCTCCCAAGCCCCCCGAGCCCTATTCACACCACAAAGCGCATGGCCGCAGCAAACACCCATCTGGCTCCAAC ACCCAGCCTGGGATGGAGAGCGACCCCTACGAAGCAGAGGACTTTGTGTGTGACTACCACCTGGAGATGCTGAGCCTGTCCCAGGACCAGCAGAACCCCTCCTGCATCCAGTTTGATGACTCCAACTGGCAGCTGCACCTCACCTCCCTCAAACCCCTGGGCCTCAATGTGCTGCTGAACCTGTGTGATGCCAGCGTCACCGAGCGCCTGTGCCGATTCTCCGACCACCTGTGCAACATCGCCCTGCAAGAGAGCCACAGCGCCGTGCTGCCCGTCCATGTGCCCTGGGGCCTCTGCGAGCTTGCCCGCCTCATTG GCTTCACTCCTGGGGCCAAGGAGCTTTTCAAGCAGGAGAACCATCTGGCGCTGTACCGCCTCCCCAGTGCCGAGACAATGAAGGAGACATCGCTGGGGCGGCTCTCCTGTGTCACCAAGCGGCGGCCTCCCCTCAGCCACATGATCAGCCTCTTCATTAAAGACACCACCACCA GCACAGAGCAGATGCTGTCCCATGGCACCGCTGATGTGGTCTTAGAGGCCTGCACAGACTTCTGGGACGGAGCTGACATCTACCCTCTCTCGGGATCTGACAG AAAGAAAGTGCTCGACTTCTACCAGCGAGCCTGCCTGTCTGGGTATTGCTCTGCCTTCGCCTACAAGCCCATGAACTGCGCCCTGTCCTCTCAGCTCAACGGCAAGTGCATCGAGCTGGTACAGGTGCCCGGCCAAAGCAGCATCTTCACCATGTGCGAGCTGCCCAGCACCATCCCCATCAAGCAGAACGCCCGCCGCAGCAGCTGGAGCTCTGACG AAGGGATCGGGGAGGTGCTGGAGAAGGAAGACTGCATGCAGGCCCTGAGCGGCCAGATCTTCATGGGCATGGTGTCCTCCCAGTACCAGGCCCGGCTGGACATCGTGCGCCTCATTGATGGGCTTGTCAACGCCTGCATCCGCTTTGTCTACTTCTCTTTGGAGGATGAGCTCAAAAGCAAG GTGTTTGCAGAAAAAATGGGCCTGGAGACAGGCTGGAACTGCCACATCTCCCTCACACCCAATGGTGACATGCCTGGCTCCGAGATCcccccctccagccccagccacgCAGGCTCCCTGCATGATGACCTGAATCAGG TGTCCCGAGATGATGCAGAAGGGCTCCTCCTCATGGAGGAGGAGGGCCACTCGGACCTCATCAGCTTCCAGCCTACGGACAGCGACATCCCCAGCTTCCTGGAGGACTCCAACCGG GCCAAGCTGCCCCGGGGTATCCACCAAGTGCGGCCCCACCTGCAGAACATTGACAACGTGCCCCTGCTAGTGCCCCTTTTCACCGACTGCACCCCAGAGA CCATGTGTGAGATGATAAAGATCATGCAAGAGTACGGGGAGGTGACCTGCTGCCTGGGCAGCTCTGCCAACCTGCGGAACAGCTGCCTCTTCCTCCAGAGCGACATCAG CATTGCCCTGGATCCCCTGTACCCATCCCGTTGCTCCTGGGAGACCTTTGGCTACGCCACCAGCACCAGCATGGCCCAGGCCTCGGATGGCCTTTCTCCCCTGCAGCTGTCAGGGCAGCTCAACAGCCTGCCCTGTTCCCTGACCTTTCGCCAGGAGGAGACCATCAGCATCATCCGGCTTATCGAACAG GCTCGGCATGCCACCTATGGCATCCGTAAGTGCTTCCTCTTCCTGCTGCAGTGCCAGCTGACTCTTGTGGTCATCCAG TTCCTTTCTTGCCTGGTCCAGCTGCCGCCACTCCTGAGTACCACCGACATCCTGTGGCTGTCCTGCTTTTGCTACCCTCTGCTCAG CATCTCTCTGCTGGGGAAGCCCCCCCATAGCTCCATCATGTCTATGGCAACGGGGAAAAACCTCCAGTCCATTCCCAAGAAG ACCCAGCACTACTTCCTGCTCTGCTTCCTGCTCAAGTTCAGCCTCACCATCAGCTCCTGCCTCATCTGCTTTGGCTTCACACTGCAGAGCTTCTGTGACAGCTCCCGGGACCGCAACCTCACCAACTGCTCCTCCGTCATGCTGCCCAG CAACGACGACAGGGCTCCAGCCTGGTTTGAGGACTTTGCCAATGGACTGCTGTCGGCTCAGAAGCTCACGGCCGCCCTGATTGTCCTGCACACTG TCTTCATTTCCATCACCCATGTGCATCGCACCAAGCCCCTGTGGAGAAAGAGCCCCTTGACCAACCTCTGGTGGGCCGTGACAGTGCCTGTGGT GCTGCTGGGTCAGGTGGTCCAGACGGCTGTGGACCTGCAGCTGTGGACACACAGGGACAGCCACGTCCACTTTGGCCTGGAGGACGTGCCCCTGCTGACATGGCTCCTGGGCTGCCTGTCCCTGGTCCTTGTGGTGGTGACCAATGAGATCGTGAAGCTACATGAGATTCG GGTCCGAGTCCGCTACCAGAAGCGACAGAAGCTGCAGTTTGAAACTAAGCTGGGCATGAACTCTCCCTTCTGA